A stretch of Citrobacter amalonaticus Y19 DNA encodes these proteins:
- a CDS encoding TraB/VirB10 family protein, protein MLIPLKEKWASISAKHKKWVLWAGVMTFAVLFLLLVIPDSAGPRNRAPQEKVIASVLTDGDTNGVSQNAIAARIRALDKTIKDQGQLIKALTEKYGADQTAQRLSNLENGQKKSGAEVAAIKKRVDTVSNPVPYSQQPRGATPLAGNGQRNVPTLYKPEEISAPSVTPRNSGSFNNGKTLQRVYEDAAPPVVPEPAANQRQQKGKDGKAVPSQITPEIITVQEDIEAAPVADEDDNPENQTYLPATSIISTVLIAGMDAPTSRDARKDPYPALARVKKDAILPNRFRADIRECGMLAAGFGDLSSERAYFRSEVITCIRDDGAVFEAPLVAYAVGEDGKSGVRGRLVTKQGQYLARALTAGFLQAASQLFNVQSIPTISIKRDGDSSDSTPYQQVMSSDALQGAAVSGVGGALNRLADFYMQMAGDLFPVIEIDPGRSVDFIVQKGVMLKFTRVTSKTQTVGGKK, encoded by the coding sequence ATGCTTATCCCCTTAAAAGAGAAATGGGCCTCAATTTCAGCAAAGCATAAAAAATGGGTTTTATGGGCTGGCGTAATGACTTTCGCCGTACTTTTTTTGCTCTTGGTCATCCCTGACTCAGCTGGCCCCCGAAACCGAGCGCCACAAGAAAAAGTGATTGCCAGCGTCCTTACCGATGGTGATACCAATGGGGTTAGCCAGAATGCTATTGCGGCGCGAATTCGCGCACTCGACAAGACAATTAAAGATCAAGGCCAACTGATTAAAGCGTTAACCGAAAAATATGGTGCTGACCAGACAGCTCAGCGACTTAGCAATCTGGAGAACGGCCAGAAAAAATCAGGCGCTGAGGTTGCCGCTATTAAGAAACGCGTTGATACCGTCTCTAACCCTGTGCCTTACTCACAACAGCCACGCGGAGCGACACCACTGGCTGGAAACGGCCAACGTAACGTCCCAACTCTATATAAACCTGAAGAGATATCAGCCCCTTCCGTTACGCCCAGAAACTCAGGAAGTTTCAATAACGGGAAAACATTACAGCGCGTATACGAAGATGCGGCTCCCCCAGTCGTACCGGAACCCGCAGCAAACCAGCGACAGCAGAAAGGGAAGGATGGCAAAGCAGTTCCAAGCCAGATAACTCCTGAAATTATCACTGTACAGGAAGATATTGAAGCCGCCCCCGTTGCTGACGAAGATGATAACCCCGAGAACCAGACCTACCTTCCTGCAACGTCGATCATAAGTACTGTTTTGATTGCGGGGATGGATGCTCCAACATCTCGTGATGCACGAAAAGACCCTTACCCGGCACTGGCCAGGGTGAAAAAGGATGCAATTCTTCCAAACCGTTTCCGGGCAGATATACGCGAATGCGGAATGCTTGCAGCTGGGTTCGGTGATTTGTCTTCCGAAAGAGCTTATTTCAGGTCGGAAGTCATTACGTGCATTCGGGATGACGGTGCGGTTTTTGAAGCCCCACTCGTAGCATACGCTGTTGGTGAAGATGGTAAATCAGGCGTTCGTGGTCGATTGGTTACCAAACAAGGGCAATACCTGGCGCGAGCCCTGACCGCAGGCTTCCTACAGGCAGCGTCTCAGCTCTTTAATGTCCAGAGCATTCCTACAATCAGTATTAAACGCGATGGAGATAGCAGCGATTCCACTCCATACCAGCAGGTTATGAGCTCTGACGCACTCCAGGGCGCAGCTGTTTCTGGCGTAGGTGGCGCATTGAATCGCCTTGCCGATTTCTATATGCAAATGGCCGGTGACCTTTTCCCTGTAATTGAAATTGATCCAGGCCGTAGTGTTGATTTTATTGTGCAAAAAGGGGTCATGCTGAAATTCACACGTGTTACTTCAAAAACTCAAACCGTTGGGGGCAAGAAATGA
- the traV gene encoding type IV conjugative transfer system lipoprotein TraV yields the protein MMTKKIVSALFLVSAGFAMSGCSLLGQNDEYGCKGMPNSVTCMNVRDVYALTDGDDYQEQIDTASENQLSGKPVEVKRLRTTAENGGRNTADGGRYVPVPATAADPQPIRTQSIVMRVLVDPYETADGDLNVPGYVYTEIEPRRWEVGARNSATSTAVIRPMSAPVAAVPAQSQGETSQPPQKGSYIK from the coding sequence ATGATGACGAAGAAAATTGTATCGGCATTGTTTTTAGTTAGTGCCGGTTTTGCGATGTCGGGTTGCTCACTACTGGGCCAGAACGATGAATATGGATGCAAGGGAATGCCCAATTCGGTCACATGTATGAATGTCCGAGATGTGTATGCCCTGACCGATGGAGATGATTATCAGGAGCAGATTGACACCGCATCTGAAAACCAACTTTCGGGAAAGCCTGTGGAGGTTAAGCGGCTTCGCACTACAGCTGAGAACGGTGGACGGAATACTGCCGATGGTGGTCGATACGTCCCTGTGCCTGCTACCGCTGCTGATCCTCAACCCATCCGAACACAATCTATCGTCATGCGGGTGCTGGTTGACCCCTATGAGACCGCAGATGGTGACCTTAACGTCCCTGGCTACGTCTATACCGAGATTGAGCCGCGTCGTTGGGAGGTAGGTGCAAGAAATAGTGCCACGTCAACTGCTGTTATCAGACCGATGTCTGCACCGGTTGCCGCTGTACCAGCGCAATCCCAGGGTGAGACATCGCAACCACCTCAGAAAGGGAGTTACATTAAATAA
- a CDS encoding YadA-like family protein, giving the protein MKQKSLYIAIVLALHCAAAYADNTIDEHQIDKVTVIGDENSVTGLSQCTHSDECEVPDGPSSVNGSYNIITGLSNYVITGNNNKLDYTYDPSLSWSSYANSFNVYGNYNTGTYLQGLNIFGSANDVYGINVDIMGYSNKIKGSAIQVMGSYNDLDTVGMGAILGSRNTVTNYAGSIIGTFNTLSGGSYALTIGSLNNITASPFGDPSVPFKFGNITIGTINTITDSDESIVLGNYNTVSDDNAIVIGNYASASNGGIAIGYGSISNSADTVSFGSSTVQRTLTNVADGSSRYDAVNYGQLMNSVSSLQAYTDSAISSYLSSIGSGSNTTPPITGGNDNNGTDGNGTGSGTGAGSSNDNNQAATDANTYTDEREVSINARTDSLIATESASRVTGDAQTLLSANSHTDAREAVINSRTDILVDTERQSRIDGDRQTLASANSYTNQKFSDLKKTVDRNDKRAKAGSASAIAIASIPFLNNVSGFGMAMGAYRDQGAISGGANYAINEKVNVRFSMSADTAGGVGAGAGFAVGFQ; this is encoded by the coding sequence ATGAAACAAAAGTCATTATATATTGCTATTGTTCTGGCACTTCATTGTGCCGCTGCCTATGCAGATAACACAATTGATGAACACCAAATTGACAAAGTTACTGTAATTGGTGATGAGAATAGTGTTACTGGACTATCTCAATGTACACATTCTGACGAATGCGAAGTACCTGATGGGCCGTCAAGCGTTAATGGTAGTTATAACATTATAACTGGTCTATCAAACTACGTTATAACTGGTAATAATAATAAACTTGACTACACATATGATCCAAGCTTGAGTTGGTCTAGTTATGCAAACAGTTTTAACGTATATGGTAATTACAATACTGGTACATATTTACAAGGATTAAATATTTTCGGCAGTGCTAATGACGTTTATGGCATTAACGTTGATATAATGGGGTATAGCAACAAGATAAAAGGAAGTGCAATACAGGTCATGGGTAGTTATAACGATCTGGATACTGTAGGTATGGGCGCAATTCTCGGTTCAAGAAACACTGTTACTAATTATGCAGGTTCAATAATCGGCACATTCAACACATTGAGTGGTGGTTCCTATGCTTTGACAATAGGTTCACTTAACAATATTACAGCGTCTCCATTTGGTGACCCCTCCGTGCCTTTTAAATTCGGCAACATCACAATCGGGACGATTAATACCATTACTGATTCAGATGAATCAATCGTACTGGGTAACTACAATACTGTTTCCGATGATAACGCAATCGTTATTGGTAATTACGCATCGGCTTCCAATGGTGGTATTGCCATTGGTTACGGTTCGATCTCCAATAGCGCAGATACAGTATCGTTTGGGTCATCAACGGTACAAAGAACGCTGACTAATGTAGCAGATGGTTCCAGCCGGTATGATGCTGTGAACTATGGCCAGCTCATGAACTCGGTTAGTTCGCTTCAGGCATACACCGATAGTGCTATCAGTTCGTACCTCTCATCCATTGGATCTGGTTCTAACACAACGCCACCTATTACCGGAGGAAATGACAATAACGGTACGGACGGCAACGGGACAGGAAGCGGTACAGGGGCTGGTAGCAGTAACGACAATAACCAGGCTGCAACGGATGCTAATACTTATACCGACGAGCGCGAAGTGTCGATTAACGCCCGAACTGATAGTCTTATTGCAACAGAAAGCGCATCCCGGGTTACTGGGGATGCTCAAACACTGCTAAGTGCAAACAGTCATACAGATGCCCGTGAAGCTGTCATCAACTCCAGAACTGATATCCTTGTCGATACTGAGCGCCAGTCGCGGATTGACGGTGACCGCCAGACTCTGGCTTCAGCCAATAGCTACACAAACCAGAAGTTCTCTGACCTTAAAAAGACGGTTGACCGTAATGATAAAAGAGCAAAAGCAGGCTCAGCGAGCGCTATTGCTATTGCTTCTATTCCCTTCCTCAATAACGTCTCGGGTTTTGGCATGGCAATGGGTGCGTACAGGGATCAGGGAGCAATTTCGGGCGGTGCGAATTACGCTATCAACGAAAAAGTAAACGTCCGCTTTAGCATGTCGGCAGATACAGCCGGTGGTGTTGGCGCTGGTGCAGGATTTGCGGTTGGCTTCCAATAA
- a CDS encoding DsbC family protein, with amino-acid sequence MNFIKHVATAALLVALSASASVFADTVKTNTGNIDTIFNEKAFKNIPQNSQEVKRFVVPTNGIIALEIDGKVNLLSSNGRFVIQGTLYDTWAKKPLTTMSEITKNASIIPMKELNLNIADLRPAVWGDGPKKVMIFTAPGCEACAAPLSALADLDPKEFTVSVLSLGALGPASQQRNIELYCASDRYRADRAIISGNSTQKFDQVKNCDMQALARREVTAQILGVSMIPFIVRDDGSYVLGSPKQGLKNFIENK; translated from the coding sequence ATGAACTTTATCAAACATGTCGCGACTGCGGCACTTTTGGTGGCACTTTCTGCATCAGCTTCTGTATTCGCCGATACAGTAAAAACAAACACTGGGAATATCGACACGATTTTCAATGAAAAGGCGTTCAAGAACATTCCTCAGAATTCGCAGGAAGTAAAACGTTTTGTCGTTCCGACTAACGGCATCATCGCATTAGAGATTGATGGGAAAGTTAATTTACTGTCTTCAAATGGCCGCTTCGTTATTCAGGGGACGCTCTATGATACATGGGCTAAAAAGCCCCTGACCACCATGAGTGAAATAACCAAGAACGCCAGCATCATTCCGATGAAAGAGCTGAACCTGAATATCGCGGACTTGCGACCAGCCGTATGGGGCGATGGGCCTAAAAAGGTCATGATATTTACCGCACCTGGTTGTGAAGCCTGTGCAGCCCCGCTTTCAGCACTTGCTGACCTCGACCCGAAAGAATTCACCGTTAGCGTTCTGTCGCTCGGAGCTCTGGGCCCGGCAAGCCAGCAGCGAAATATTGAATTGTATTGTGCTTCCGACCGCTACCGCGCAGACCGCGCAATTATCAGCGGCAATTCCACTCAGAAATTCGACCAGGTAAAGAACTGCGATATGCAGGCTCTGGCTCGGCGTGAAGTTACGGCTCAGATACTAGGTGTCAGCATGATCCCTTTCATTGTACGTGATGACGGCTCCTACGTACTCGGCTCACCAAAACAAGGCCTCAAAAACTTTATCGAGAACAAGTAA
- a CDS encoding type-F conjugative transfer system secretin TraK yields the protein MLNSKHTIILLLIVSSTLAAHVTAGEMSVDQGMVFEQPDAQAQPKVTAKLASRPASSTQAMLSTATRPYPDNYTPPANDTNAGVDEPAIDGRNIQPVPAAIASPVPLTKEVIPSRLEYIVTPGVNTLVPISINQINRLVTPFEHPVVQKVKQEGVTVTVKDNALYVSTADSNPASLYISEKGDESVAISVSLVPQKIAPVQASLMLSRKLNSTGASGVITAGYNSFGGSEVKAKRWEQKDNYIETIRNIMRTIALGDIPPGYSLGNLSSGVGIPNCNFRTGTDQDQIRYSFSNGQYLQGSQFSVIIGVAQNTGSSTVMVDESLCTHPQLAARALWSRNTLQPGQRTEAYFVIRNIQPNEQANDSMRPKLAE from the coding sequence ATGTTGAATAGTAAACATACAATTATCCTGTTGCTTATCGTGTCATCCACATTAGCGGCCCATGTAACTGCGGGGGAAATGTCGGTTGATCAAGGGATGGTTTTTGAACAGCCTGATGCCCAGGCACAACCAAAAGTTACTGCGAAGCTCGCCTCTCGACCAGCGTCCTCGACCCAGGCAATGCTCAGTACGGCAACACGCCCTTACCCTGACAACTACACGCCACCAGCAAATGACACAAACGCGGGTGTTGATGAACCGGCTATTGATGGCCGTAATATTCAACCAGTTCCTGCTGCCATTGCCAGCCCGGTTCCACTGACTAAAGAGGTCATCCCATCTCGATTGGAGTACATCGTTACACCGGGCGTTAATACCCTGGTTCCGATCTCTATTAACCAGATTAACCGGCTCGTTACGCCATTCGAACATCCTGTTGTTCAGAAGGTAAAACAGGAGGGTGTGACCGTAACCGTCAAAGATAATGCCCTCTACGTGTCAACTGCTGACAGTAACCCGGCAAGTCTCTATATCAGCGAGAAAGGTGACGAAAGCGTTGCGATTTCCGTATCGTTAGTTCCCCAGAAAATTGCTCCTGTTCAGGCCTCCCTTATGCTTTCGCGCAAGCTGAATTCCACCGGAGCTTCTGGTGTGATTACTGCTGGATATAACAGTTTTGGTGGAAGTGAAGTTAAAGCCAAGCGATGGGAACAGAAAGATAACTACATCGAGACCATTCGAAACATAATGCGAACCATCGCGCTTGGCGACATCCCCCCTGGCTACTCCCTGGGTAATCTCTCTTCCGGCGTTGGGATCCCAAACTGTAATTTCCGCACGGGTACTGACCAGGATCAGATTCGTTACTCCTTCAGTAATGGCCAATATCTTCAGGGTAGCCAATTCAGTGTCATCATCGGGGTTGCACAAAACACTGGTTCATCAACGGTAATGGTTGATGAATCACTCTGCACCCATCCTCAGCTTGCAGCAAGAGCATTATGGAGTCGCAACACTCTCCAGCCTGGCCAGCGAACTGAAGCTTACTTCGTTATCCGCAACATCCAGCCAAACGAACAAGCTAACGATTCCATGCGCCCTAAACTCGCGGAGTAA